From Skermanella sp. TT6, a single genomic window includes:
- a CDS encoding ATP-binding cassette domain-containing protein → MTAPLLEARDLHKSFGGGWSRKPRIQAVDGVSLGVRPGETLGVVGESGSGKSTLARLLVGLEEPTSGTVLIDGAEVGRRRSRELHRKVQFVFQDPSGALNPRKTVAAILEAPLIHLLGMPKPDRRRRVEELMDLVNLRPEFLDRHPHELSGGQAQRIGIARALAADPRLIVLDEPVSALDVSIQAQILNLLNRLKADLGLAYLFISHDLAVVESLSDTVAVMRQGRIVEQAPRRTLFAAPKHPYTRTLLASVPKF, encoded by the coding sequence ATGACCGCCCCCCTGCTCGAAGCCCGCGACCTGCACAAGAGCTTCGGCGGCGGCTGGTCCCGCAAGCCGCGGATCCAGGCGGTGGACGGCGTCAGCCTGGGCGTCCGCCCGGGCGAGACGCTGGGCGTCGTCGGCGAATCCGGGTCCGGCAAATCGACCCTGGCCCGCCTGCTGGTCGGCCTGGAGGAACCGACCTCCGGCACCGTCCTGATCGACGGCGCCGAGGTCGGCCGGCGCCGCTCCCGGGAGCTGCACCGCAAGGTCCAGTTCGTCTTCCAGGACCCGTCCGGGGCGCTCAACCCGCGCAAGACCGTCGCCGCCATCCTGGAAGCGCCGCTGATCCACCTGCTGGGCATGCCCAAACCCGACCGGCGCCGCCGCGTCGAGGAACTGATGGACCTGGTCAACCTGCGGCCCGAATTCCTGGACCGCCATCCCCACGAGCTCTCCGGCGGGCAGGCCCAGCGCATCGGCATCGCCCGGGCGCTGGCCGCCGATCCCCGCCTGATCGTGCTGGACGAGCCGGTCTCCGCCCTGGACGTGTCGATCCAGGCGCAGATCCTGAACCTGCTGAACCGGCTGAAGGCGGACCTGGGCCTCGCCTACCTCTTCATCAGCCACGACCTCGCCGTCGTCGAATCCCTGAGCGACACCGTCGCCGTGATGCGCCAGGGCCGCATCGTCGAGCAGGCCCCGCGCCGCACCCTGTTCGCCGCCCCGAAACATCCCTATACCCGCACCCTGCTGGCGAGCGTGCCGAAGTTCTGA
- the cas6 gene encoding CRISPR system precrRNA processing endoribonuclease RAMP protein Cas6: MTFFDGSGALDGDGGLDRLTPLLFETMGGVTVRPWRLSLTTLGVRASVPMLRGVWGAALRDADPGLYEQVFVGAAEHRGPEAVRLPRYVLRAAPPDPDDAPALDFITIGLEAAQDAALLAAWAVALRRGLGPDRVPCDLKAATLLSPNGRLRAGAEEGAEANSEPGWSLDQARWPLAGDPPVTPCRLVFDAPLRILRQGRLVTAPTLTDIVLSASRRLAAFLPPSLAGRASGLAEAARAVASVTPQRPWQGARTDLVRWSSSQQAEVEMRGVSGSLALPRGPGSLWPLLLAGTWLHLGKGTVFGLGQPAVEPLD, encoded by the coding sequence ATGACATTCTTCGACGGATCGGGTGCCCTGGACGGTGACGGCGGGCTGGATCGCCTGACGCCGCTTCTTTTCGAAACGATGGGCGGGGTCACGGTGCGGCCGTGGCGGCTGTCGCTGACCACCCTGGGGGTGCGGGCGAGCGTTCCGATGCTTCGGGGTGTCTGGGGGGCCGCGTTGCGCGATGCCGACCCCGGCCTTTACGAACAGGTGTTCGTGGGGGCAGCCGAACACCGGGGGCCGGAGGCGGTGCGGCTGCCGCGCTACGTCCTGCGCGCCGCCCCGCCCGATCCGGACGACGCGCCGGCGCTGGATTTCATCACCATCGGGCTGGAGGCGGCCCAGGACGCTGCGCTGCTCGCCGCCTGGGCCGTGGCCCTGCGCCGCGGGCTGGGTCCGGACCGGGTTCCTTGCGACCTGAAGGCGGCGACCCTGCTGAGTCCCAACGGACGGCTGCGCGCCGGCGCGGAGGAGGGCGCGGAGGCCAACTCCGAGCCCGGCTGGTCGCTCGACCAGGCCCGCTGGCCGCTCGCGGGCGATCCGCCGGTGACGCCCTGCCGGCTGGTCTTCGACGCTCCCCTGCGCATCCTGCGGCAGGGGCGGCTGGTGACCGCTCCGACGCTGACCGACATCGTCCTCTCGGCCTCGCGGCGGCTGGCGGCGTTCCTGCCGCCGTCGCTGGCCGGCCGCGCCTCCGGACTGGCCGAGGCCGCCCGGGCCGTGGCCTCGGTCACGCCCCAGCGGCCGTGGCAGGGCGCGCGAACCGACCTCGTCCGCTGGTCCTCCAGCCAGCAGGCGGAGGTGGAGATGCGCGGGGTCAGCGGCTCGCTGGCGCTGCCGCGGGGGCCGGGGTCCCTGTGGCCGCTGCTGCTGGCGGGCACCTGGCTGCACCTGGGCAAAGGGACGGTCTTCGGCCTCGGGCAGCCGGCCGTGGAGCCGCTGGACTGA
- the cas2 gene encoding CRISPR-associated endonuclease Cas2 — translation MLWNEPDDEYWEDPWDEALGFDIPLRGKQPVSRYIVCYDIIHDRRRARVAECLEGWGVRVQKSVFEVVLEKQHLAVMIRQLGRLMDAKHDSVNIYPVCASCDSRRVDLGATVEKPVHQTYLIL, via the coding sequence ATGCTGTGGAACGAGCCGGACGACGAATACTGGGAAGACCCCTGGGACGAGGCTCTCGGCTTCGACATCCCGCTCAGAGGAAAACAGCCGGTGAGCCGCTATATCGTCTGTTACGACATCATCCATGACCGCCGCCGGGCCCGGGTCGCCGAATGCCTGGAAGGCTGGGGCGTCCGGGTCCAGAAGAGCGTCTTCGAAGTGGTGCTGGAGAAACAGCATCTCGCCGTGATGATCCGTCAGCTCGGCCGATTGATGGACGCCAAGCACGACAGCGTCAACATCTACCCGGTCTGCGCCTCCTGCGACAGCCGCCGGGTGGACCTGGGTGCCACGGTGGAAAAACCGGTTCACCAAACCTACCTCATCCTGTAG